The Bicyclus anynana chromosome 3, ilBicAnyn1.1, whole genome shotgun sequence genome has a window encoding:
- the LOC112058258 gene encoding cyclin-Y-like protein 1 yields MGNQNSCCCYRSPSPIRKDIVKLEDYLPEGEVSSNNIQHISEREPDDGDIDPSQDPIAGTIFMERSKASIENGITRKRSQHQIAENKLKKSSSCSTIYLDDSTVSQPNLKNTVKCVALAIYYHIKNRTSERRLDIFDEKLHPLSKEGVSDDYDKYNPEHKQIYKFVRTLFNAAQLTAECAIITLVYLERLLICAELDIAPSNWKRIVLGAILLASKVWDDQAVWNVDYCQILKDITVEDMNELERQFLEMLQFNINVPSSVYAKYYFDLRTLAEANDLAFPSEPLSKERAQKLEAMSRVMEDKISAELVKNGIKKWSSLDNVNSGAGIRRSVAILS; encoded by the coding sequence ATGGGTAACCAGAACAGTTGTTGTTGTTACCGGAGTCCTTCGCCGATCAGGAAAGATATAGTGAAGCTTGAAGACTACCTTCCGGAGGGCGAAGTCAGTTCCAACAATATCCAACACATCAGCGAGAGAGAACCTGATGACGGGGACATTGACCCTTCCCAGGATCCTATTGCAGGTACAATTTTTATGGAACGGTCCAAAGCATCAATTGAGAATGGTATTACACGTAAGCGTAGTCAACATCAGATAGctgagaataaattaaaaaaaagcagttCCTGTTCTACTATATATCTAGATGATAGCACTGTGTCCCAGCCTAATTTGAAAAACACAGTGAAATGTGTTGCACTAGCAATATATTATCACATAAAGAATAGAACTTCAGAACGTAGGCTGgatatatttgatgaaaaacTGCATCCATTGAGTAAAGAAGGAGTaagtgatgattatgataagtATAACCCTGAACACAAGCAAATTTACAAATTTGTAAGAACTCTATTTAATGCTGCTCAATTGACTGCCGAGTGTGCCATCATTACTTTGGTATACTTAGAAAGGCTTCTTATTTGTGCTGAGCTAGACATTGCCCCTTCAAACTGGAAAAGAATAGTTCTGGGAGCCATTTTGCTTGCAAGTAAAGTCTGGGATGATCAGGCAGTTTGGAATGTTGATTATTGTCAAATATTGAAGGACATCACTGTGGAAGATATGAATGAACTAGAAAGACAATTTTTAGAAATGctacaatttaatattaatgtgcCCTCAAGTGTATATGCAAAATACTACTTTGACTTGCGTACTCTTGCAGAAGCTAATGATTTAGCTTTCCCTAGTGAACCTTTGAGCAAAGAAAGAGCACAAAAATTGGAGGCTATGTCGAGAGTAATGGAGGACAAAATATCTGCAGAATTGGTTAAAAATGGTATTAAAAAATGGTCAAGTTTAGACAATGTCAATTCTGGTGCAGGGATAAGACGTAGTGTGGCCATAttatcttaa